GGCGCCATGGCAGGGGGGGAGTTCCGGACGTTCCAGAGCAATCTCTTCGAGCGTTTGCGTCTGGCCAGTGCTGAGGAAAGAGCCCAGTTCTTCTTTCACGTCCTCAGCAGTCAGAGGCAATACGAGGGGGAGCTCCAGCGTGCAGCGTCGTCCCTTGTGGAGACGCGGTTTCTCCACCGGGAGCGCGGCCTGCAGGAGTTGGAGGCGCTTACGCTCGGCCGGAGGGACGAACATCTTCGCCGGTTCCTGGAGGAGCTACCGCAGCACTTCCGCCAGATCCTCTACGGCAGCGAAGAGGATATCATTGGGCTGCACGTCATCTCGTACTTCGTTTCGCGGACCATGCCCCCGCTGCGGGACCGGCCTGTGGTCCGTCCCGGGAGAGAGCCATTAGGTGGCCGCGGGCGCGAGATCGTCGGTCGCATTGCTGAGACGTTGCCCCTCGCCAAGCACGGAAGCCTGTTGCGGGCGATTGGCCACAACCGTGCCCAGACCATGATCCTTGGGGTGAACCAGCTCACTACGGGCCTGTTCCGCTGCCTCAAAGCCTTCATTGAGAGCTTCGACAACCCGGCGGAGGGGTGGCGGGTGGTCGAGGACAGCATCCTACCCCACCTTCCCGTTTACGACATCCTGCACACCCTCCGCCTCTACCATGATCTGGATCTCGAGTACGTCCGGAGGCTCGAAGGCGTCTTCCCCCCGGGCAATTCGGCCCTGCTGGCCCTGCGCGAGGACAACGATGCCATCCGGGAGTTCATTCCTTCGTTTCAGCGGGAACTGCTGCGGCGCTGCGGTCTGGAAAGCGAGGGCTTTTTCACGGATGGCCACGTCCGTCGGGATCTGCTCCCCTTGCTTAGGCCTGAGCTGGTGGTCCTCCTTCAGCCAGATCTCTTTAACACGGATTATAACCGATTGGTGGACCGGCTCGGCGAGGTCGTGGACAGCGACTGGGGTAGGGAGGTAGGCCGGCTCCTCGAGAAGAGGGACAAAGTACGGATGTGGCGCGCCCGTATCTGGGACATCATTGAGGGGCCAGTGCGCTCGCAAGTGGAGAGTTTCGTCCAGTTGGCCCAGGCGGTCAATCGACTCACCGCGGGCGGCAGTGTCTGGGATTCGCCGTTTGCCGCCAATCCCGGTGAGGTTCTGAGGCTCGGGGCCCAGGTGGCGAGTCTGTTGCGCGGAGCTGCCGACGACATGATGCGGCAGTTCCTCATCGCCGCGGTGCAGTACCTGACGCAGCTTCCGCAAGGGGCCGCAGGTGTACCCATCGAGGTGATCCGGGCGCTGCGCAATGTCGAACGCATTGTGATGATCGAGGAGCAGGCGCTCAACGAGAAGCAGCTGGCTTTGGTTCGCTTCTGCACTTTGCAGATTGCACGGCTGTGCGGGGAGAACGGCTGAACTGCGCTTCGCGGGGCGGAATTCGTGGGGTGTGCCACGCTCAAACCCCGAGGCGGGGGCGGCGGGTACTCGCGTAGCTAACGCACACCCCTCGCACGCCTCTCCGAAATCCCTGCGGAAGATTCTACCTACGTCATCGGTCTATCTGGGACCGGAGAACTCGCTATTGGAACTCCCCCCGGTGCGTTGTACCTTACGGAGGAGGGGTAGAAGATCGGATGCTGCGCGGACGGAGCTGCGCGAGAGATTCGAGCTCGCACGCGCTAACGAGAGCGAACCTGGAAGATTCGAGGGAACACAGAGGAAGCCAGTGCGGACGATTCTGTTCGACATTGACGGGACCCTCCTGTTCTCTGGAGGTGCAGGAAGAAGGGCGATGACCCTGGCCTTCCGCGATGTGTACGGCCTGGAAGACGGGTTCGCCGGGATCTCGATGTCGGGTAAGACCGACGCTCAGATCCTCCGGGAAGCCCTGCTCAGAGCGGGATTGCCCCTCGAGGAGCGCTCCGCTGCCCTTTTCCGCCAGCGATACTTCGAGCACCTCCGGTCCACAATGAACGACCAGGCCCCGGGGAAACGGCTTGTTCCGGGCGTGAACCAGCTCCTTGAGGCTCTCAGGGTGCGCGGGGGCGTCTTGCTGGGACTTTTGACCGGGAACTGGAGGGAAAGCGCCTACATTAAGCTGAGGCGATTCGGGATCGACCATTTCTTCCCCTTCGGCGCCTTCGCAGACGATTCTGAAGATCGCAATGCGCTCCTGCCTGTTGCCATCAGGCGTGCGGAAAGTCTCGCCAGGCGTCAGTTGGAGGCAGCGGACGTCTGGATCGTCGGAGACACACCGAGAGACGTCGAATGCGGAAGTGTTCACGGTGTGAAGGTGTTGGGCGTGGCATCGGGCGAGTACGGGCCCGAGGTGCTTGCCGCGGCTGGCGCTACTGCAGTGGTAAGAGATTTTAGGGACGTGCAGGCTGTCCTGGGGATTCTGCTGGCCTGAATTCTGCCCGGGATCGCACGAGGCCCTGGCTTCGGGCTGATCCTCTGGATGGCTTGAGAGGGAGCTGGCTGTCGGTTACGTCGTAAGGCCGACGGGGAGTATACGGGCGGGTTCCGCACGTAGACGCAAGGAGTAGGCCTTAGGCTTCAGGGGTGTTTTCCGCGGGAGAGGAAGCGAGACCCAGGATGAACGCGAAACGTGTACTGATTGCCCTTCTCGTGGTGGTTCCCCTTGGATTCGCTTTCAAGTTTTACAAAGGTCCTCTGAACGGCTGGTTCAACGACTACGGTGCGGGGGTCTTGTACGAGGTCTTCTGGATTCTTCTGGCCTCACTTCTGTTTCCTGCTCCCTACCACCGAGTGCGCATTGCAGCCGCTGTCTTTGTGATCACGTGCGGCCTGGAATTCCTGCAATTGTGGAATGCACCGTTCCTGAACGGAATCCGGCGTAGCTTCTTGGGCGCTGCCGTGCTGGGAAGCACCTTTTCGTGGTTGGATTTCCCCCACTATGCCATCGGCTGTCTCCTCGGCTATTACCTGTTGCGCGGGGTAATCGCCACAGGGAGCAGTTCGGGATCCGTCCGCTCCGGGTTCCTGGCGACCCGGCCGCCAGGCTAAGGAAAGCCGGGGCAGCTCGTCCGATGCGGACGGGGCTATTCTCGAGTAGCCGGGAATTGCGAGGACCGGCAAAGAGCGAGAAGCACACCAGT
The nucleotide sequence above comes from candidate division KSB1 bacterium. Encoded proteins:
- a CDS encoding haloacid dehalogenase-like hydrolase, which translates into the protein MRTILFDIDGTLLFSGGAGRRAMTLAFRDVYGLEDGFAGISMSGKTDAQILREALLRAGLPLEERSAALFRQRYFEHLRSTMNDQAPGKRLVPGVNQLLEALRVRGGVLLGLLTGNWRESAYIKLRRFGIDHFFPFGAFADDSEDRNALLPVAIRRAESLARRQLEAADVWIVGDTPRDVECGSVHGVKVLGVASGEYGPEVLAAAGATAVVRDFRDVQAVLGILLA
- a CDS encoding DUF2809 domain-containing protein — protein: MNAKRVLIALLVVVPLGFAFKFYKGPLNGWFNDYGAGVLYEVFWILLASLLFPAPYHRVRIAAAVFVITCGLEFLQLWNAPFLNGIRRSFLGAAVLGSTFSWLDFPHYAIGCLLGYYLLRGVIATGSSSGSVRSGFLATRPPG